One segment of Cervus canadensis isolate Bull #8, Minnesota chromosome 32, ASM1932006v1, whole genome shotgun sequence DNA contains the following:
- the EPHB4 gene encoding ephrin type-B receptor 4, producing the protein MELRALLCWASLAAALEETLLNTKLETADLKWVTFPQVDSGQWEELSGLDEEQHSVRTYEVCDLQRAPGLAHWLRTGWVPRRGAVHVYATLRFTMLECLSLPRAGRSCKETFTVFYFESDADTATAHTPAWMENPYIKVDTVAAEHLTRKRPGAEATGKVNVKTLRLGPLTKAGFYLAFQDQGACMALLSLHLFYKKCAQQTVNLTYFPETVPRELVVPVAGSCVADAMPAPGPSPSLYCREDGQWAEQPVTGCSCNAGFEAAEGNTKCRACAQGTFKPLSGEGSCQPCPANSHSNALGSSICQCRIGYFRASTDPRSAPCTTPPSAPRSVVPRLNGSALRLEWSAPLESGGREDLTYALRCRECRPGGSCTPCGGDLTFNPGPRDLVEPWVAIRGLRPDVTYTFEVTALNGVSSLASGPVPFEAVNVTTDREVPPPVSDIRVTRSSPSSLSLAWAVPRAPSGAVLDYEVKYHEKGAEGPSSVRFLKTSENRAELRGLKRGASYLVQVRARSEAGYGPFGQEHHSQTQLDENESWREQLALIAGTAVVGVLLVFVVIVIAVLCLRKQSSGREAEYSDKHGQYLIGHGTKVYIDPFTYEDPNEAVREFAKEIDVSYVKIEEVIGAGEFGEVCRGRLKAPGKKESCVAIKTLKGGYTERQRREFLSEASIMGQFEHPNIIRLEGVVTNSVPVMILTEFMENGALDSFLRLNDGQFTVIQLVGMLRGIASGMRYLAEMSYVHRDLAARNILVNSNLVCKVSDFGLSRFLEENSSDPTYTSSLGGKIPIRWTAPEAIAFRKFTSASDAWSYGIVMWEVMSFGERPYWDMSNQDVINAIEQDYRLPPPPDCPTSLHQLMLDCWQKDRNARPRFPQVVSALDKMIRNPASLKIVARENGGASHPLLDQRQPHYSAFGSVGEWLRAIKMGRYEESFAAAGFGSFELVSQISTEDLLRIGVTLAGHQKKILASVQHMKSQAKPGAPGGSGAPAPQY; encoded by the exons ATGGAGCTCCGGGCTCTGCTCTGCTGGGCTTCGCTTGCAGCCGCCCTAGAAG aGACCCTGCTGAACACAAAATTGGAAACTGCCGATCTGAAGTGGGTGACGTTCCCTCAGGTGGACAGTGGGCAG TGGGAGGAGCTGAGCGGCCTGGACGAGGAGCAGCACAGCGTTCGGACCTACGAGGTGTGTGACTTGCAGcgggccccaggcctggcccacTGGCTGCGCACGGGCTGGGTCCCCCGCCGCGGGGCCGTCCACGTGTACGCCACGCTGCGCTTCACCATGCTGGAGTGCCTCTCCCTGCCGAGGGCCGGCCGCTCCTGCAAGGAGACCTTCACCGTCTTCTACTTTGAGAGCGACGCGGACACGGCCACGGCCCACACGCCAGCCTGGATGGAGAACCCCTACATCAAG GTGGACACAGTGGCTGCTGAGCACCTCACCCGGAAGCGCCCTGGGGCTGAGGCCACCGGGAAGGTGAACGTCAAGACGCTGCGCCTGGGCCCGCTCACCAAGGCCGGCTTCTACCTGGCCTTCCAGGACCAGGGCGCCTGCATGGCCCTGCTGTCCCTGCACCTCTTCTACAAGAAGTGCGCCCAGCAGACCGTGAACCTCACCTACTTCCCGGAGACCGTGCCGCGGGAGCTGGTGGTGCCCGTGGCCGGCAGCTGCGTGGCCGACGCCATGCCAgcccccggccccagccccagcctctacTGCCGGGAAGACGGCCAGTGGGCCGAGCAGCCGGTCACGGGCTGCAGCTGCAATGCAGGGTTCGAGGCCGCTGAGGGCAACACCAAGTGCcgag ccTGTGCTCAGGGCACCTTCAAGCCCCTGTCCGGGGAGGGGTCCTGCCAGCCGTGCCCAGCCAACAGCCACTCTAACGCCCTCGGCTCGTCCATCTGCCAGTGTCGCATCGGGTACTTCCGGGCCAGCACAGACCCCCGGAGTGCGCCCTGCACCA CCCCACCGTCCGCCCCGAGAAGCGTGGTTCCCCGCCTGAACGGCTCCGCCCTCCGCTTGGAGTGGAGCGCGCCCCTCGAGTCGGGCGGCCGGGAGGACCTCACGTACGCACTCCGCTGCCGGGAGTGCCGCCCCGGTGGGTCCTGCACGCCCTGCGGGGGAGACCTGACCTTCAACCCCGGTCCCCGGGACCTGGTGGAGCCCTGGGTGGCGATTCGCGGGCTGCGTCCTGACGTCACCTATACCTTCGAGGTCACCGCCTTGAATGGGGTGTCCTCCTTGGCCAGTGGGCCGGTCCCGTTTGAGGCTGTGAATGTCACCACTGACCGCGAGG TGCCACCCCCAGTGTCTGACATCCGGGTGACTCGGTCATCACCCAGCAGCTTGAGCCTGGCATGGGCCGTTCCCCGGGCGCCCAGCGGAGCAGTGCTGGACTACGAGGTCAAGTACCATGAGAAG GGCGCTGAGGGCCCCAGCAGCGTGCGGTTCCTGAAGACGTCAGAGAACCGGGCAGAGCTGCGGGGACTGAAGCGGGGAGCCAGCTACCTGGTCCAGGTGCGGGCACGCTCCGAGGCCGGCTACGGGCCCTTTGGCCAGGAGCACCACAGCCAGACCCAGCTGGACG agaatGAGAGCTGGAGGGAGCAGCTGGCCCTGATTGCAGGCACGGCGGTCGTGGGCGTGCTGCTGGTGTTCGTGGTCATTGTCATCGCAGTTCTCTGCCTCAG GAAGCAGAGCAGCGGGAGAGAAGCTGAGTACTCGGACAAACACGGCCAGTATCTCATCGGGCACG GTACTAAGGTCTACATTGACCCCTTCACTTACGAAGACCCTAATGAGGCTGTCAGGGAGTTTGCAAAAGAGATCGATGTCTCCTATGTCAAGATTGAAGAGGTGATTGGTGCAG GAGAGTTTGGGGAGGTGTGCCGAGGGCGCCTCAAGGCCCCTGGGAAGAAGGAGAGCTGCGTGGCCATCAAGACCCTGAAAGGCGGCTACACTGAGCGGCAGCGGCGGGAGTTCCTGAGTGAGGCCTCCATCATGGGCCAGTTCGAGCACCCCAACATCATCCGCCTGGAGGGCGTGGTCACCAACAGCGTGCCCGTCATGATCCTCACCGAGTTCATGGAGAACGGCGCCCTGGACTCCTTCCTGCGG CTGAACGATGGCCAGTTCACTGTGATCCAGCTCGTAGGCATGCTACGGGGCATCGCATCAGGCATGCGCTACCTCGCCGAGATGAGCTATGTCCACCGAGACCTGGCCGCCCGCAACATCCTGGTCAACAGCAACCTCGTCTGCAAGGTCTCAGACTTCGGCCTCTCCCGATTCCTGGAGGAAAACTCCTCCGACCCCACCTACACGAGCTCTCTG GGAGGAAAGATTCCCATCCGCTGGACAGCCCCTGAGGCCATTGCCTTCCGGAAGTTCACATCTGCCAGTGATGCCTGGAGCTACGGGATTGTCATGTGGGAGGTCATGTCATTTGGGGAGCGGCCATACTGGGATATGAGCAATCAGGAT GTGATCAACGCCATTGAACAGGACTACCGGTTGCCCCCGCCCCCAGACTGCCCCACCTCCCTGCATCAGCTCATGCTGGACTGTTGGCAGAAAGACCGGAATGCGCGGCCCCGCTTCCCCCAGGTGGTTAGCGCCCTCGACAAGATGATCCGGAACCCTGCCAGCCTCAAAATCGTGGCCCGGGAGAACGGCGG GGCCTCACACCCCCTCCTGGATCAGCGGCAGCCTCACTACTCAGCTTTTGGCTCCGTGGGAGAGTGGCTTCGAGCCATCAAGATGGGAAGATACGAAGAAAGCTTTGCAGCCGCTGGGTTTGGCTCCTTCGAGCTGGTCAGCCAGATCTCCACTGA GGACCTGCTCCGAATCGGAGTCACTCTGGCGGGACACCAGAAGAAAATCCTGGCCAGTGTCCAGCACATGAAGTCCCAGGCCAAGCCTGGAGCCCCAGGCGGGTCGGGAGCACCGGCCCCCCAGTACTGA